The following proteins are encoded in a genomic region of Mycolicibacterium confluentis:
- the dapB gene encoding 4-hydroxy-tetrahydrodipicolinate reductase, producing MRVGVLGAKGKVGATMVAAVEAADDLEFSAGVDAGDPLSALTDSGTEVIIDFTHPDVVMDNLKFLIDNGIHAVVGTTGFTQDRLDQVQQWLDAKPGAAVLIAPNFAIGAVLTMHFAQQAAPYFESVEIIELHHPQKADAPSGTAARTAKLVAEARKGLPPNPDATSTGLDGARGADVDGVPVHSVRLTGLVAHQEVLFGTQGETLTIRHDSLDRTSFVPGVLLAVRKIAEHPGLTVGLEPLLNLG from the coding sequence ATGCGTGTCGGAGTGCTGGGAGCCAAGGGCAAGGTCGGAGCGACGATGGTGGCGGCGGTCGAGGCCGCCGACGATCTGGAGTTCTCGGCCGGCGTCGACGCCGGTGATCCGCTGTCGGCGCTGACCGATTCGGGCACCGAGGTGATCATCGACTTCACCCACCCCGACGTCGTGATGGACAACCTGAAGTTCTTGATCGACAACGGAATCCACGCCGTCGTCGGAACCACGGGCTTCACGCAGGACCGGCTCGACCAGGTGCAGCAGTGGTTGGACGCCAAGCCCGGCGCCGCGGTGCTGATCGCGCCGAACTTCGCCATCGGCGCGGTGCTGACCATGCACTTCGCGCAGCAGGCCGCGCCGTACTTCGAATCCGTCGAGATCATCGAACTGCACCACCCGCAAAAGGCCGATGCCCCCTCGGGCACCGCGGCCCGCACCGCCAAACTGGTCGCGGAGGCGCGAAAAGGCCTGCCGCCGAACCCCGATGCCACCAGCACCGGACTCGACGGGGCGCGTGGCGCCGACGTCGACGGCGTCCCCGTGCACTCGGTGCGGCTGACGGGCCTGGTGGCTCACCAGGAGGTCCTGTTCGGCACGCAGGGCGAGACGCTGACCATCCGCCACGACAGCCTGGACCGCACGTCGTTCGTGCCCGGCGTGCTGCTCGCGGTGCGCAAGATCGCCGAACACCCCGGCCTCACGGTGGGCCTCGAACCGCTGCTCAACCTGGGCTGA
- a CDS encoding thymidylate synthase, which produces MPTPYEDLLRLVLDSGTPKSDRTGTGTRSLFGHQMRFDLSAGFPLITTKKVHLKSVVYELLWFLRGDSNVRWLQEHGVTIWDEWASPTGELGPVYGVQWRSWPTPSGEHIDQIGAALQLLKSDPDSRRNIVSAWNVGEIPQMALPPCHAFFQFYVADGRLSCQLYQRSADLFLGVPFNIASYALLTHMMAAQAGLDVGEFIWTGGDCHIYDNHVEQVTEQLSRDPRPYPELVLAQRDSLFDYTYDDITVKGYDPHPAIKAPVAV; this is translated from the coding sequence ATTCCCACCCCGTACGAGGATCTGTTGCGTCTGGTGCTCGACTCCGGGACGCCGAAGTCCGATCGCACCGGAACCGGCACCCGCAGCCTCTTCGGCCACCAGATGCGGTTCGACCTCTCGGCGGGCTTCCCGCTGATCACCACCAAGAAGGTGCACCTGAAGTCGGTGGTCTACGAACTGCTGTGGTTCCTGCGCGGTGACTCCAATGTGCGGTGGCTACAGGAGCATGGTGTCACGATCTGGGACGAATGGGCTTCTCCGACAGGTGAACTCGGGCCCGTCTACGGCGTGCAGTGGCGGTCCTGGCCCACGCCGTCGGGCGAGCACATCGACCAGATCGGTGCCGCACTGCAGTTGTTGAAGTCGGACCCGGACTCACGACGCAACATCGTCTCGGCCTGGAACGTCGGTGAGATCCCGCAGATGGCGCTGCCGCCCTGCCACGCCTTCTTCCAGTTCTACGTCGCCGACGGACGGCTGTCCTGCCAGCTGTATCAGCGCAGCGCCGACCTGTTCCTCGGCGTCCCGTTCAACATCGCCTCCTATGCGCTGCTGACCCACATGATGGCGGCACAGGCCGGCCTGGATGTCGGGGAGTTCATCTGGACCGGGGGAGACTGCCACATCTACGACAACCACGTCGAGCAGGTCACCGAGCAGTTGTCCCGGGATCCGCGACCCTATCCGGAACTTGTTCTCGCCCAACGTGATTCACTGTTCGACTACACCTACGACGACATCACCGTCAAGGGCTACGACCCGCATCCGGCGATCAAGGCGCCCGTCGCGGTATGA
- a CDS encoding dihydrofolate reductase, whose translation MTAPSLSLIWAQSTSGVIGRDNGIPWRLPEDQARFKELTLGHAVVMGRLTWESLPAKVRPLPGRRNVVVTRQADYMAEGADVVTSLQDAPLDDAWVIGGAQIYAAALPLANRCEVTEIEIDLRREDDDAVAPVLDDTWRGTAGDWLTSASGLRYRFLSYVR comes from the coding sequence ATGACGGCACCGTCGTTGAGCCTGATCTGGGCGCAGTCCACCTCGGGCGTCATCGGCCGGGACAACGGCATCCCGTGGCGCCTGCCGGAGGACCAGGCCCGGTTCAAAGAGCTGACCCTGGGCCACGCCGTCGTCATGGGCCGTCTGACCTGGGAGTCGCTGCCGGCCAAGGTGCGTCCGCTGCCGGGCCGCAGAAATGTCGTAGTCACCAGGCAGGCTGACTATATGGCTGAAGGTGCGGATGTGGTGACGTCCCTGCAGGACGCCCCGTTGGATGACGCATGGGTGATCGGCGGCGCGCAGATCTATGCGGCCGCGCTGCCGTTGGCGAACCGGTGTGAGGTCACCGAGATCGAGATCGACCTGCGCCGCGAGGACGACGATGCGGTGGCCCCGGTGCTCGATGACACGTGGCGGGGCACGGCGGGCGACTGGCTCACCAGT
- the phoA gene encoding alkaline phosphatase, translating to MQKYLKSAAVLGALAMLPLVACGGDNNAKSNGDTVTRQAAGDLTAPGGARRLDGDQSGAVRAAINDGTPRNVILLIGDGMGDSEITIARNYEKGAGGVLDGLDALPLTGQYTTYALRKDGKPNYVTDSAASATAWSTGTKTYNGALGIDIKDAPHATILELAKAQGFATGDVTTSEIQDATPASQFSHITERDCYGPEEMADACPAETLEKGGPGSVTEQMLATRPDLTLGGGFETFAQTATAGDYAGKTLEVQAKERGYQIVRTAGELDSVAQADQDKPVLGLFADGNLPVRWTGPAAVRQGYLQPAGRCADNPARGAGVPKLADMTAKAIDLLKDSKSGSEKGFFLQVEGASIDKRDHAADPCGQIGETVDFDAAVQQALEFARADGNTLVIVTADHGHSSQIVEEYTEDDLRDLAGDAQQPIEKVRDVMYPGLTRRLTTADDAEMIISYGTSADVEVEDESHTGTQVRVAAYGPRAANVLGLTDQTDLFFTMTDALGIDRDAQ from the coding sequence ATGCAGAAGTATCTGAAGTCAGCAGCGGTGCTGGGCGCGCTCGCGATGCTGCCGCTGGTGGCCTGCGGCGGCGACAACAACGCGAAATCCAACGGCGACACCGTGACTCGGCAGGCCGCCGGTGACCTCACCGCACCCGGAGGGGCGCGCCGACTCGACGGCGATCAGTCCGGTGCCGTCCGGGCCGCGATCAACGACGGCACGCCGCGCAACGTGATCCTGCTGATCGGTGACGGCATGGGCGATTCGGAGATCACGATCGCCCGCAACTATGAGAAGGGTGCCGGCGGTGTCCTCGACGGCCTCGACGCCCTGCCGCTGACGGGGCAGTACACCACCTACGCGTTGCGCAAGGACGGAAAGCCCAACTACGTCACCGACTCCGCGGCCAGTGCCACGGCCTGGTCGACGGGCACCAAGACCTACAACGGCGCACTGGGCATCGACATCAAAGACGCCCCGCACGCCACGATCCTGGAACTTGCCAAGGCGCAGGGGTTCGCGACCGGCGACGTGACCACCTCCGAGATCCAGGACGCCACCCCGGCGTCGCAGTTCTCCCACATCACCGAGCGTGACTGCTACGGACCCGAGGAGATGGCCGACGCCTGCCCGGCCGAGACCCTGGAGAAGGGTGGCCCGGGTTCAGTCACCGAGCAGATGCTGGCCACCCGCCCCGACCTCACCCTCGGCGGTGGTTTCGAGACGTTTGCCCAGACCGCCACCGCGGGGGACTACGCAGGCAAGACGCTTGAGGTGCAGGCCAAGGAACGTGGCTACCAGATCGTGCGCACCGCAGGCGAATTGGACTCCGTCGCGCAGGCGGATCAGGACAAGCCCGTGCTCGGCCTGTTCGCCGACGGCAACCTGCCGGTGCGATGGACCGGGCCCGCCGCGGTCCGGCAGGGCTACCTGCAGCCCGCGGGTCGGTGCGCCGACAACCCCGCGCGCGGTGCCGGTGTGCCCAAGCTCGCCGATATGACCGCCAAGGCCATCGACCTGCTGAAGGACTCCAAGAGCGGCTCCGAGAAGGGCTTCTTCCTTCAGGTCGAGGGCGCCTCGATCGACAAGCGCGACCACGCGGCCGACCCGTGCGGTCAGATCGGCGAGACCGTCGACTTCGACGCCGCGGTTCAGCAGGCGCTCGAGTTCGCTCGTGCCGACGGCAACACGCTGGTGATCGTCACGGCCGATCACGGCCACAGCAGCCAGATCGTCGAGGAGTACACCGAGGACGATCTGCGGGATCTGGCCGGGGACGCCCAGCAGCCGATCGAGAAGGTGCGCGACGTCATGTACCCGGGGTTGACCCGCAGACTGACCACGGCCGACGACGCCGAGATGATCATCAGCTACGGCACCTCGGCGGATGTCGAGGTCGAGGATGAATCGCACACCGGCACCCAGGTCAGGGTCGCGGCGTACGGTCCGCGGGCGGCCAACGTGCTGGGTCTGACGGACCAGACGGACCTGTTCTTCACGATGACCGACGCATTGGGCATCGACCGCGACGCCCAGTAG
- the aldR gene encoding HTH-type transcriptional regulator AldR, producing MRASLPSAPKDVRPTDLDDVDRRILTALHADARISNSALADAVGIAASTCHGRVRRLQELGVIRGFYTDINPAAIGLSLQAMISVSLQAGARGRIRDFISQIRSKPQVMDVYFLAGADDFILHVAARDTDDLRAFVVENLNADRDVAGTQTSLIFEHLRGASPL from the coding sequence GTGCGCGCGAGTCTGCCGTCCGCGCCGAAGGATGTTCGGCCCACAGATCTCGACGACGTCGACCGCCGCATCCTGACCGCACTGCATGCCGATGCCCGCATTTCCAACAGCGCTCTGGCCGACGCGGTGGGCATCGCGGCATCGACCTGTCACGGGCGGGTGCGCCGACTGCAGGAGCTCGGCGTGATCCGCGGTTTCTACACTGACATCAACCCCGCGGCGATCGGCCTGTCGCTGCAGGCGATGATCTCGGTCAGCCTGCAGGCCGGGGCGCGCGGCAGGATCCGCGACTTCATCTCGCAGATCCGGAGCAAGCCCCAGGTGATGGACGTGTACTTCCTGGCCGGCGCCGACGATTTCATCCTGCACGTGGCCGCGCGCGACACCGATGACCTGCGCGCCTTCGTGGTGGAGAATCTCAACGCGGACCGCGATGTGGCAGGCACGCAGACCTCACTGATCTTCGAGCACCTGCGCGGCGCGTCACCTTTGTGA
- a CDS encoding fatty acid desaturase family protein, whose protein sequence is MTAAVESPLARLSEQDLEKLAKEFDAIHDEVFAELGDRDRHYIKTVISVQRQIVVVGRVLLLASRSRTAWVLGTACLGMAKILENMELGHNILHGQWDWMNDPDIHSSVWDWDTASTARSWKHSHNYIHHTYTNIRGKDRDLGYEIMRIDPNQPWHPIWLAQPLFNFLLTILFEWGVAVHDIDFRAAQRGEKPWSEVREELRGIRGKARAQIVKDYLGWPAISAGAFALAQLASRGRLDQPAESRVAKGLRRISSSGSVGATAALLDRLLPGVESTFLRTLAADALANLIRNVWAHAIIFCGHFPDQTYTFSEEEVENETRGGWYVRQLVGAANIDGSPLFHVISGNLGYQVEHHLYPDMPSSRYSEIAPKIKDICERYELPYNSGRFSKQWFTVHRSIFRLAFPGGKARPKPGPYRSPEGRIRPGGPSEASRFRDRLPAEHPDAGPEHKSGGVQVQPPPRGND, encoded by the coding sequence GTGACCGCTGCTGTCGAAAGCCCCCTTGCTCGTCTCAGCGAGCAGGACCTGGAAAAACTTGCCAAAGAATTCGACGCAATCCACGACGAGGTGTTCGCCGAGCTCGGCGACCGCGACCGTCATTACATCAAGACGGTGATTTCGGTGCAGCGGCAGATCGTCGTCGTGGGACGGGTGCTGCTGCTGGCCTCGCGGTCACGAACCGCGTGGGTTCTCGGCACGGCCTGCTTGGGAATGGCCAAGATCCTGGAGAACATGGAACTCGGCCACAACATTCTTCACGGGCAATGGGATTGGATGAATGATCCCGACATCCATTCCTCGGTCTGGGACTGGGACACCGCCTCGACAGCGCGGTCGTGGAAGCATTCGCACAACTACATCCACCACACCTACACGAACATCCGCGGTAAGGACCGCGACCTCGGTTACGAGATCATGCGGATCGACCCCAATCAGCCGTGGCATCCGATCTGGCTCGCGCAACCACTGTTCAATTTCTTGCTGACAATCTTGTTCGAATGGGGCGTGGCCGTTCACGACATCGACTTCCGCGCCGCACAGCGCGGCGAGAAGCCGTGGTCGGAGGTGCGCGAAGAACTCAGGGGAATTCGAGGTAAGGCGCGCGCGCAGATTGTCAAGGACTACCTCGGCTGGCCGGCGATCAGCGCCGGTGCCTTCGCGCTGGCCCAGCTGGCCTCGCGTGGTCGGCTGGATCAGCCGGCAGAGTCGCGGGTGGCGAAGGGACTTCGCAGGATATCGAGCAGCGGATCAGTAGGCGCCACTGCGGCCCTGCTCGACCGGCTGTTGCCCGGTGTCGAGAGCACCTTCCTGCGTACTTTGGCAGCCGACGCGCTGGCCAATCTCATCCGCAATGTGTGGGCACACGCAATCATCTTCTGCGGGCACTTCCCTGACCAGACATACACCTTCAGTGAAGAAGAGGTGGAGAACGAGACCCGCGGCGGTTGGTATGTCCGCCAGTTGGTCGGCGCAGCCAATATCGACGGCAGTCCGCTTTTCCACGTCATCAGCGGCAACTTGGGCTACCAAGTCGAACACCATCTGTATCCGGACATGCCCAGTAGCCGGTACTCCGAGATCGCGCCCAAGATCAAGGACATCTGCGAGCGTTATGAGTTGCCTTACAACTCCGGGCGCTTCTCCAAGCAGTGGTTCACGGTGCACCGCAGCATCTTCCGCTTGGCCTTCCCCGGCGGAAAAGCCCGACCGAAGCCTGGGCCGTACCGCAGCCCCGAGGGGCGCATCAGGCCTGGCGGTCCCAGTGAGGCCAGCAGATTCCGCGACCGACTCCCGGCCGAGCACCCTGACGCAGGCCCGGAACACAAGTCAGGGGGCGTGCAGGTACAGCCCCCGCCGCGCGGCAACGACTAG
- a CDS encoding dienelactone hydrolase family protein: MPTITDTVTTPDGACTITLATPEGDGPWPGVVMYPDAGGARDTFTQMATQLAEYGYAVLVPDVYYRNPGWEPFDMANVFTVPEERARLFTMISTVTPDHMASDANAFFDYLQARPEVSGTKFGTTGYCMGGRTSLIVAGRVPDRVAAAMSFHGGGLVTDDPSSPHLQADRIQAAVYVGGAENDGSFTAENAETLEKALAAAGVEHTVEIYPAGHGFAVPDNAPYDAAAARRHWAAMKDVFGAHLS; encoded by the coding sequence ATGCCGACGATCACCGACACCGTCACGACGCCCGATGGAGCCTGCACCATCACCCTGGCCACTCCCGAGGGCGACGGACCCTGGCCCGGCGTGGTGATGTACCCGGACGCCGGCGGCGCCCGCGACACGTTCACGCAGATGGCGACGCAGCTTGCCGAGTACGGCTACGCCGTCCTGGTGCCGGACGTGTACTACCGCAACCCGGGCTGGGAGCCGTTCGACATGGCCAACGTCTTCACCGTGCCCGAGGAGCGCGCGCGATTGTTCACGATGATCTCGACCGTCACCCCCGACCACATGGCCTCGGACGCGAACGCGTTCTTCGACTACCTGCAGGCCCGGCCCGAGGTCAGCGGCACGAAGTTCGGCACCACCGGCTACTGCATGGGTGGACGCACCTCGCTGATCGTGGCGGGCCGCGTGCCCGACCGCGTGGCCGCGGCGATGTCCTTCCACGGCGGCGGCCTGGTCACCGACGATCCCAGCAGCCCGCACCTGCAGGCCGACAGGATCCAGGCCGCGGTGTACGTCGGCGGGGCCGAGAACGACGGATCGTTCACCGCCGAGAACGCCGAGACGCTGGAGAAGGCCCTGGCCGCCGCGGGTGTCGAGCACACCGTCGAGATCTATCCCGCCGGGCACGGCTTCGCGGTCCCGGACAACGCGCCGTACGACGCCGCCGCGGCGAGGAGACACTGGGCCGCGATGAAGGACGTCTTCGGGGCGCATTTGTCCTGA
- a CDS encoding HpcH/HpaI aldolase/citrate lyase family protein codes for MYDQAFNDADSSGEYGYRVDPVLARSWLLVNGAKYDKFAVAARSKADIVVLDIEDAVAPKDKLSARDNVVRWLSEGNSDWVRVNGFGTAWWADDLAALASTSVGGVMLAMVESVDHVTETAKRLPGVPIVALVETARGMERIAEIASAKSVFRLAFGIGDFRRDTGFGDNPLTLAYARSRFTIASTAAHLPSPIDGPTVGSSALKLSEATAVSTEFGMTGKLCLTPDQCGTVNEGLSPSTEEIAWAKEFFAEFEREGGEIRNGSDLPRIARGNKILKLARAYGIEAHLDDVEDPVHIPAPSDTYHY; via the coding sequence GTGTATGACCAGGCGTTCAACGATGCGGATTCCAGCGGCGAGTACGGGTATCGGGTCGACCCGGTGCTGGCACGCAGTTGGCTGCTGGTCAACGGCGCGAAGTACGACAAATTCGCCGTGGCCGCGCGGTCCAAGGCCGACATTGTTGTCCTCGACATCGAGGACGCCGTCGCGCCCAAGGACAAGCTCAGCGCGCGCGACAACGTGGTGCGGTGGCTCTCCGAGGGCAACAGCGACTGGGTCCGCGTCAACGGTTTCGGCACCGCCTGGTGGGCCGACGACCTGGCGGCGCTGGCCTCGACCTCGGTCGGCGGCGTCATGCTGGCGATGGTCGAGTCGGTCGACCATGTGACCGAGACCGCCAAGCGACTGCCCGGGGTGCCGATCGTCGCCCTGGTCGAGACCGCACGCGGGATGGAACGCATCGCCGAGATCGCGTCGGCCAAGAGTGTGTTCCGCCTGGCGTTCGGCATCGGCGACTTCCGCCGCGACACGGGCTTCGGCGACAACCCGCTGACCCTGGCGTACGCCCGGTCGCGGTTCACCATCGCGTCGACGGCCGCGCACCTGCCCAGCCCGATCGACGGGCCGACGGTCGGTTCGAGCGCCCTGAAACTGTCGGAGGCCACCGCGGTCTCCACTGAGTTCGGCATGACCGGCAAGCTGTGCCTGACCCCCGATCAGTGCGGCACCGTCAACGAGGGGCTGTCCCCGTCCACGGAGGAGATCGCCTGGGCCAAGGAGTTCTTCGCCGAGTTCGAGCGCGAGGGCGGCGAGATCCGCAACGGCTCAGACCTGCCCCGCATCGCGCGTGGTAACAAGATCCTCAAGCTGGCGCGGGCCTACGGCATCGAGGCGCACCTCGACGACGTCGAGGACCCGGTGCACATCCCGGCGCCGTCGGACACCTACCACTACTGA
- a CDS encoding DUF1214 domain-containing protein, giving the protein MTTEVNVDNFVAAETHRMFTDIQRDAGEINTFHHNREPAPIENQLVIRLNRDTLYSYAIADLAEPAWLTLPEAGERYRSVMVVSEDHLINVVLHDAGRHRLTQEECGSRYVLVAIRTLVDPSNPDDIAEVGRLQDATVLEPGSSEAFSSPEYDKTTFDTTREALLRLAPGLPDYRRAFGRREDVDPVHHLIGSAAAWGGLPASEAFYLGVDPGMPPGEYEMTFKDVPVDAFWSVSVYNAEGFFEANPENLYSVNSITGAKNADGSVTVRFTADGAAPGANRIVTPQGWNCLIRLYRPRAAILDGVWAPPPLTAVEQN; this is encoded by the coding sequence GTGACAACAGAGGTCAACGTCGACAACTTCGTGGCGGCCGAGACACACCGCATGTTCACAGACATCCAGCGTGACGCAGGCGAAATCAACACCTTTCATCACAACCGGGAACCAGCGCCGATCGAGAATCAGCTGGTCATCCGATTGAATCGGGACACGCTGTACAGCTATGCCATCGCCGATCTGGCCGAGCCCGCCTGGTTGACGCTGCCGGAAGCGGGGGAGCGCTACCGCTCGGTGATGGTGGTCAGCGAGGACCATCTCATCAACGTCGTCCTGCACGATGCCGGGAGGCACCGCCTCACGCAGGAGGAGTGCGGATCGCGATATGTGCTCGTCGCAATCCGCACGCTGGTGGACCCGTCGAACCCCGATGACATTGCCGAAGTCGGGCGCCTGCAGGACGCGACGGTGCTCGAACCCGGTTCGTCCGAGGCGTTCTCGTCGCCGGAGTACGACAAGACGACCTTCGACACCACCCGGGAGGCGCTGCTGCGCCTGGCCCCCGGCCTGCCGGATTACCGACGTGCGTTCGGGCGCCGCGAGGACGTCGATCCGGTGCACCATCTGATCGGGTCGGCCGCGGCCTGGGGTGGGCTGCCGGCCTCGGAGGCGTTCTACCTGGGTGTCGACCCGGGCATGCCGCCGGGGGAGTACGAGATGACGTTCAAAGACGTTCCGGTGGACGCGTTCTGGTCGGTGTCGGTGTACAACGCCGAAGGATTCTTCGAAGCGAATCCCGAGAACCTGTACTCGGTCAACAGCATCACCGGCGCCAAGAACGCCGACGGTTCGGTCACCGTCCGTTTCACCGCGGACGGCGCCGCGCCGGGCGCGAACCGCATCGTCACACCGCAGGGCTGGAACTGCCTGATCCGGCTGTACCGACCGCGCGCGGCGATCCTCGACGGGGTATGGGCGCCCCCACCACTGACCGCCGTCGAGCAGAACTGA
- a CDS encoding ferredoxin reductase: MAERGATPSVPRGRRLFLRAVRHLFSPLRPDDYLEMINPLWTTKELRGKVERVEPQGSEAASVLIRPGYEWPGHKPGQYVRLGLIIDGRYHWRAYSLTSDPQPEDGLISVTPKKVDSGVVSPYLVHKIQPGEVVRLGEIEGVFTLPEPLPAKMLFISAGSGITPIISMLRSLDHRGALDDVVVFHSARTREQVMFLSALDDLDHRHEHMRLDLRLTAERGRLSPGDLDELCPDWREREAFCSGPSELLDAMIAHWEDNGDPDRLHYERFQPKIGGDAGKGEGGEITFLDSDTTAESDGGTPILEAGEQAGLNLAYGCRIGICHTCVGTLKSGKVRDLRTGDVTEPTGQDVRICIHAAEGDVEFEL, translated from the coding sequence ATGGCAGAACGAGGTGCCACACCCTCGGTCCCACGCGGTCGTCGGTTGTTCCTGCGGGCGGTGCGGCATCTGTTCAGTCCGCTGCGGCCCGACGACTACCTCGAGATGATCAACCCGCTGTGGACGACCAAAGAGCTGCGCGGAAAGGTTGAGCGGGTCGAACCGCAGGGGTCCGAGGCGGCCAGCGTACTGATCCGGCCAGGGTATGAGTGGCCGGGACACAAGCCCGGCCAGTACGTACGGCTCGGCTTGATCATCGACGGCCGCTACCACTGGCGCGCCTATTCGCTGACGTCGGACCCGCAGCCCGAGGATGGGCTGATCAGCGTCACGCCCAAGAAGGTTGACAGCGGTGTGGTGTCGCCGTATCTGGTGCACAAAATCCAACCCGGCGAGGTCGTCCGACTCGGCGAAATCGAAGGTGTCTTCACCCTGCCGGAGCCGCTGCCCGCCAAAATGCTGTTCATCAGCGCCGGCAGCGGCATCACGCCGATCATCAGCATGCTGCGCAGTCTCGATCACCGCGGTGCGCTCGACGACGTGGTGGTGTTCCATTCCGCCCGCACCCGCGAGCAGGTGATGTTCCTGTCGGCACTCGACGACCTCGACCACCGTCACGAACACATGAGGCTGGATCTGCGCCTCACCGCCGAACGTGGCCGACTGTCGCCTGGCGACCTGGACGAGTTGTGTCCGGACTGGCGCGAACGTGAAGCCTTCTGTTCGGGCCCGAGCGAACTGCTCGATGCGATGATCGCGCACTGGGAAGACAACGGCGACCCGGATCGGCTGCACTATGAGCGGTTCCAGCCGAAGATCGGCGGTGACGCCGGCAAAGGCGAGGGCGGTGAGATCACATTCCTCGACAGCGATACGACCGCGGAAAGCGACGGCGGCACACCCATTTTGGAAGCCGGTGAGCAGGCGGGCCTGAACCTTGCGTACGGCTGTCGAATCGGTATCTGCCACACCTGTGTTGGGACGTTGAAGTCTGGGAAGGTGCGAGACCTTCGTACCGGTGATGTCACCGAGCCGACCGGTCAGGACGTGAGGATCTGTATTCACGCTGCTGAAGGTGACGTGGAATTCGAATTGTGA
- a CDS encoding flavodoxin family protein — translation MKLLIVHHTPSPHCQEMFEAVLAGATDPEIEGVEVIRRPALTVAPSDMLEADGYLLGSPANLGYISGALKHAFDVCYYPCLDATRGRPFGLWLHGNEGTEGAERAVDSITAGLGWERAAPNVVVAGKPTKADLEACWNLGATVAATLMGST, via the coding sequence ATGAAGCTGCTGATCGTCCACCACACCCCGTCGCCGCACTGCCAGGAGATGTTCGAGGCCGTGCTGGCAGGCGCGACGGACCCCGAGATCGAGGGCGTGGAGGTGATCCGCCGCCCCGCGCTCACCGTCGCGCCCAGCGACATGCTCGAGGCTGACGGGTATCTGCTCGGCAGTCCGGCCAACCTCGGATACATCTCCGGGGCCCTCAAGCATGCGTTCGACGTCTGTTATTACCCGTGCCTGGACGCCACGCGTGGGCGTCCGTTCGGCCTCTGGCTGCACGGCAACGAGGGCACCGAAGGCGCCGAGCGGGCCGTCGACTCCATCACCGCGGGCCTGGGCTGGGAACGTGCCGCGCCGAACGTCGTCGTGGCGGGCAAGCCGACCAAGGCTGACCTCGAGGCGTGTTGGAACCTCGGGGCAACCGTCGCCGCGACATTGATGGGGTCGACCTGA